In Macadamia integrifolia cultivar HAES 741 chromosome 5, SCU_Mint_v3, whole genome shotgun sequence, a single window of DNA contains:
- the LOC122079404 gene encoding ankyrin repeat-containing protein BDA1-like — translation MDQRLIEAARNGDIEGLYVLLGEDPFILENIEKIPFTNTPLHWAVLSGHTCLVEEIINLKPSFTLKLNQDGYSPLHLASRSGHLEIVKVLLKEESGQVCGLGNLKGREKRTPLHCAAIAGKVDVLKLLLLNCQNSIKALTVRKESALHLALKFGQVEAFKVLVNWLEKHWQNDILSWKDNEGNTVLHLATSGGQYEAKPHTFIPPSSSTKMGQLLIVLSQLPKPILFVFKYTLLYLCNGRRWDRC, via the coding sequence ATGGACCAGAGATTGATTGAAGCGGCTAGGAATGGAGATATAGAAGGTTTATATGTATTACTTGGGGAGGATCCTTTCATCCTTGAGAACATCGAAAAGATTCCATTTACTAATACTCCTTTACACTGGGCTGTGTTGTCTGGTCATACCTGTCTTGTGGAAGAAATTATAAATTTGAAGCCTTCTTTCACTTTGAAGCTAAACCAAGACGGATACAGCCCCTTGCACTTAGCTTCAAGATCTGGGCACCTAGAGATTGTGAAGGTGCTCTTGAAAGAAGAAAGTGGACAAGTTTGTGGTCTTGGTAACCTGAAAGGCAGAGAGAAGAGGACTCCTCTTCATTGTGCAGCTATTGCTGGAAAAGTCGATGTGTTGAAACTATTGCTCCTCAATTGCCAAAACTCCATCAAAGCTTTAACTGTTAGAAAGGAGTCCGCTCTTCATCTGGCTTTGAAATTTGGTCAGGTTGAAGCCTTCAAAGTATTGGTGAATTGGCTGGAGAAGCATTGGCAGAACGACATTCTAAGTTGGAAAGACAATGAAGGGAACACTGTCTTGCACCTTGCTACCTCAGGAGGACAATATGAGGCAAAACCACACACCTTCATCCCTCCCTCTTCTTCAACGAAAATGGGTCAGCTGCTGATTGTACTGAGTCAGCTTCCAAAACCTatcctttttgttttcaaatatacccTTCTTTATCTTTGTAATGGTAGAAGGTGGGACAGGTGTTAG